The proteins below are encoded in one region of Syntrophotalea carbinolica DSM 2380:
- a CDS encoding NAD(P)H-dependent glycerol-3-phosphate dehydrogenase, with translation MNIGVIGAGSWGTTLADLLSKNGHAVTLWAYEQDLVERMRKSAKNDLYLPDFTLHEKLAYSSDLGEVAAGKDMVVLVAPSQVLRAVVRQAEPHLAKDTILVSAAKGIENDTLMPMSEVLKEVLPEERLQRAAYLSGPTFAREVAAEIPTALTVASEDENIARTVQKIFSCEYFRVYRSSDIVGVELGGALKNVIALAAGISDGLGYGYNARAALITRGLAEMTRIGVAMVARERTFMGLSGMGDLVLTCTGDLSRNRSVGLELGRGRKLEDILSGMRMVAEGVKTTLSAYQLAKRLGVETPIIEQMYLILFENKDPRDAVADLMQRSLKAEMD, from the coding sequence ATGAATATCGGAGTTATAGGAGCGGGCAGTTGGGGAACGACTCTGGCGGATCTGCTGTCAAAAAACGGCCATGCCGTTACCCTCTGGGCCTACGAGCAGGATCTGGTCGAGCGCATGCGCAAAAGCGCTAAAAACGATCTCTATCTGCCCGATTTCACTCTGCATGAAAAGCTTGCTTATTCCTCGGACCTCGGTGAAGTCGCGGCCGGTAAGGATATGGTGGTGCTGGTGGCTCCCTCGCAGGTGTTGCGCGCGGTGGTACGCCAGGCTGAACCCCATCTGGCGAAAGATACCATTTTAGTGTCGGCCGCCAAGGGGATCGAGAACGATACCCTCATGCCCATGTCCGAGGTGTTAAAGGAGGTTTTACCCGAGGAGCGCCTGCAACGTGCGGCCTATCTTTCCGGTCCTACCTTCGCGCGCGAAGTGGCGGCCGAAATACCGACCGCACTTACCGTCGCTTCCGAGGATGAAAATATTGCCCGGACGGTGCAGAAAATTTTCAGTTGCGAATATTTTCGCGTCTACCGCAGCAGCGATATTGTCGGTGTAGAGCTGGGTGGGGCCCTGAAAAATGTCATTGCCCTGGCCGCCGGTATTTCCGATGGTCTCGGGTACGGCTACAATGCTCGCGCCGCCCTTATTACCCGGGGACTAGCCGAGATGACCAGGATTGGCGTCGCCATGGTGGCCAGGGAACGCACCTTTATGGGGCTTTCGGGGATGGGAGATCTGGTGCTGACGTGTACCGGCGATCTCTCCCGTAACCGCAGTGTGGGGCTGGAGCTTGGCCGCGGTCGCAAGCTGGAGGATATCCTCTCCGGGATGCGGATGGTGGCAGAAGGGGTGAAAACAACCCTTTCCGCCTACCAGCTGGCCAAACGACTCGGAGTGGAAACGCCGATTATCGAGCAGATGTACCTTATTCTGTTCGAAAATAAAGATCCTCGGGATGCGGTGGCCGACCTTATGCAGCGTTCGCTCAAGGCTGAAATGGATTAA
- the nth gene encoding endonuclease III, which produces MAQKKQLAEMQEVIRILEQLYPEAHCALNFENPWQLLVATILSAQCTDRQVNIVTRELFARFTDAQSLATARPETIEDIIRSTGFFRNKAKNLIGCAAAVVDRHGGQVPQTIEDLVALPGVGRKTANVVLGNAFDIPGLPVDTHVKRLVRRLGWSQERDPVRIERELCQLLPPPSWTQTSHLLIHHGRSLCKAQRPLCSRCPVQPVCPRIDVKNSL; this is translated from the coding sequence ATGGCGCAAAAAAAACAGCTGGCAGAAATGCAGGAAGTCATCCGTATTCTCGAGCAGCTCTATCCGGAGGCTCATTGCGCCCTGAATTTTGAAAATCCCTGGCAGTTGCTGGTGGCGACCATTTTATCGGCACAGTGTACGGATCGGCAGGTAAACATCGTGACGCGCGAACTGTTTGCGCGCTTTACGGATGCGCAAAGCCTGGCTACAGCCCGACCCGAAACGATCGAAGATATCATTCGCAGTACCGGCTTTTTCCGCAATAAGGCCAAAAATCTCATCGGCTGCGCGGCCGCCGTGGTCGACCGGCATGGCGGCCAGGTTCCGCAAACCATAGAGGATCTGGTTGCTCTGCCCGGAGTGGGGCGCAAAACCGCCAATGTGGTGCTGGGCAATGCCTTTGACATTCCCGGGCTGCCTGTCGACACCCATGTCAAAAGGTTGGTGCGACGTCTGGGCTGGAGCCAGGAGCGCGATCCGGTACGTATCGAACGGGAGCTGTGTCAGCTGTTGCCGCCACCCAGCTGGACCCAGACCAGTCATTTACTCATCCATCATGGTCGTTCCCTGTGTAAAGCCCAGCGTCCATTATGCAGTCGATGTCCGGTACAGCCTGTTTGCCCCCGCATCGACGTTAAAAACAGTCTCTGA
- a CDS encoding endonuclease/exonuclease/phosphatase family protein: MYTIRIMTYNIHGCRGTDGRTDPARILEVISRAGPDMVALQEVAGSLDNDQAAWLGQRLAMNYYGPDSPGGNAFLSYYPMRAMRYLDLEGGSCLCADINIAGRCLHIFNIRLHEHFRQRRRQWVRLFDPQDGVGSHSTGCPVMLLGDFGDGPWSLRHGSIAPALRLAKSPFWSSTFPSWLPLCSRDRAYLGGQLRIVDSRIYRYATARRASTHLPLLFTVRVADPRNYLQAKGVKHGRMEIAPG, translated from the coding sequence ATGTATACCATCCGGATTATGACCTACAACATCCACGGTTGCCGGGGAACGGACGGTCGTACGGACCCTGCCCGTATTCTGGAGGTTATAAGCCGCGCCGGGCCGGATATGGTGGCGCTGCAGGAGGTGGCAGGCTCGCTGGATAACGATCAGGCGGCCTGGCTGGGGCAACGTCTGGCCATGAATTACTACGGTCCCGACAGTCCTGGCGGCAATGCTTTTCTGTCGTACTATCCCATGCGCGCCATGCGTTATCTCGATCTCGAAGGTGGCAGCTGCCTGTGCGCCGATATTAATATTGCCGGCCGTTGTCTGCATATTTTCAATATCCGTTTACATGAACATTTTCGTCAGCGCCGTCGCCAATGGGTACGGCTGTTCGATCCGCAGGACGGCGTTGGGTCGCATTCCACAGGATGCCCTGTAATGCTGCTGGGGGATTTCGGCGACGGACCCTGGTCCCTCAGGCACGGCTCGATAGCGCCGGCTTTGCGTTTGGCAAAAAGCCCCTTCTGGTCCTCCACGTTTCCTTCCTGGCTGCCGTTGTGCAGCAGGGATCGGGCTTATCTGGGGGGGCAATTGCGCATCGTCGACTCGCGTATTTACAGGTACGCCACGGCTCGACGGGCTTCTACTCATCTTCCGTTGCTGTTTACGGTGAGAGTCGCCGATCCGCGCAACTATTTGCAGGCGAAGGGGGTCAAGCATGGTCGCATGGAAATTGCCCCGGGTTAA
- a CDS encoding tetratricopeptide repeat protein encodes MELQRLKKQLLKEERARARKTSNKRRYLSLAGAGLLLAVLIGWYAMAVNRGDMAQKLYRRAEKHIEKGAYRTAVSQLRSLHDHYPATETGARALLLAGDILLLHLRQDQEALLSFLLVERDYPDTAWSQRARRQVADIYKYRLQDYGRALVAYQKILDGPSTQREIVQYEIADTYFRMNNFEQTRIEFESLINEYPESSLLPEALYRIGCAFMLEGNLSDAVQVLQRLCRDYPEHSFALEGYFTLAEIHEERGELRKALQVLAGLEGRYAREPILAQRITQVQNRIRKKKKAI; translated from the coding sequence ATGGAACTGCAGAGGCTGAAGAAGCAGCTCTTGAAGGAGGAACGGGCGAGGGCGCGCAAGACGTCGAATAAAAGACGTTATTTGTCGCTGGCCGGGGCCGGGCTGCTGCTGGCGGTGCTCATAGGTTGGTACGCTATGGCGGTCAACCGGGGCGATATGGCGCAAAAGCTCTACCGGCGTGCCGAAAAGCACATCGAAAAAGGCGCCTATCGCACGGCGGTAAGTCAGCTACGCAGTCTGCATGATCATTATCCGGCAACGGAAACCGGTGCCCGGGCGCTGCTGCTGGCCGGGGATATCCTGCTTCTGCATCTACGCCAGGATCAGGAAGCTCTGCTGTCTTTTCTGCTGGTCGAGCGCGACTACCCCGATACCGCCTGGAGCCAGAGAGCGCGGCGCCAGGTGGCCGATATTTACAAATATCGACTGCAGGATTACGGTAGAGCACTGGTCGCCTATCAAAAGATTCTGGATGGTCCGTCAACGCAGAGAGAGATCGTTCAGTACGAGATAGCCGACACGTATTTTCGCATGAATAATTTTGAGCAGACGCGCATCGAATTCGAAAGTCTGATCAATGAATATCCAGAGAGCTCTCTCCTTCCCGAGGCACTGTACCGTATTGGATGTGCCTTTATGCTGGAGGGCAATCTCTCCGATGCGGTACAGGTGTTACAAAGGCTTTGTCGTGACTATCCCGAGCATTCATTTGCTTTGGAGGGATATTTTACCCTTGCCGAAATCCATGAGGAGCGTGGCGAACTGCGCAAAGCTCTGCAGGTACTTGCAGGGCTTGAAGGTCGGTATGCCAGAGAGCCCATTCTGGCACAACGCATTACTCAGGTTCAAAATCGGATAAGGAAAAAAAAGAAGGCCATCTGA